From one Streptomyces mobaraensis genomic stretch:
- a CDS encoding uracil-xanthine permease family protein, which produces MGLGVRWTLHGDGRTPAPGAVVAPDERLSWPRTAGLGAQHVVAMFGASFVSPVLMGLDPNLAIMMSGVATILFLLATRGRIPSYLGCSLSFVGVAAVIRAQGGDSAAVTGAIFVVGAALFLSGLAVRRFGARIIHAAMPPVVTGAVVMLIGFNLAPVTASTYWPQDQWTALLTMLFTGLAVVCLRGFWSRVAIFLGLLFGYALSWALDRIFGKIHSVNGGPQAVDHWRLDLSGVGKADWIGLPSLHGPSFGWSAALVALPVVIALIAENAGHVKAVGEMTGDPLDDQLGTAISADGAATMLSTAVGGPANTTYSENIGVMAATRVYSTAAYWAAACFALLFGICPKFGAVVAAVPGGVLGGITVILYGMIGLLGAQIWVHNKVDLRNPLNLVPIAAGVIIGVGGVSLKISKNFELNGIALGTIVVLTGYHALRFLAPPHLKRQEPLLDEGTSGYDGLATEGARNGGASDGGESDGGGTASRRPGA; this is translated from the coding sequence ATGGGCCTCGGCGTGCGCTGGACCCTGCACGGTGACGGGCGCACCCCCGCCCCCGGGGCCGTCGTCGCGCCGGACGAACGGCTCTCCTGGCCGCGGACCGCGGGCCTCGGCGCCCAGCACGTGGTGGCAATGTTCGGCGCGTCGTTCGTCAGTCCGGTGCTCATGGGCCTGGACCCCAACCTGGCGATCATGATGTCGGGCGTCGCCACCATCCTCTTCCTGCTCGCGACGCGCGGCCGGATCCCCAGCTACCTGGGGTGCAGCCTCTCGTTCGTCGGCGTGGCGGCCGTCATCCGGGCCCAGGGCGGCGACAGCGCGGCCGTCACCGGCGCGATCTTCGTGGTCGGCGCGGCGCTGTTCCTCAGCGGCCTGGCGGTACGCCGGTTCGGCGCCCGGATCATCCACGCGGCGATGCCGCCGGTGGTGACGGGCGCGGTGGTGATGCTGATCGGCTTCAACCTGGCCCCGGTGACCGCGAGCACCTACTGGCCGCAGGACCAGTGGACGGCCCTGCTCACCATGCTCTTCACCGGGCTGGCCGTGGTCTGCCTGCGCGGCTTCTGGTCACGGGTGGCGATCTTCCTGGGCCTGCTCTTCGGCTACGCCCTCTCCTGGGCCCTCGACCGGATCTTCGGAAAGATCCATTCCGTCAACGGCGGCCCCCAGGCCGTCGACCACTGGCGGCTCGACCTGTCAGGCGTCGGCAAGGCGGACTGGATCGGCCTGCCCTCCCTGCACGGCCCGTCCTTCGGCTGGTCGGCGGCGTTGGTGGCGCTGCCGGTGGTCATCGCCCTCATCGCGGAGAACGCGGGGCACGTCAAGGCCGTGGGCGAGATGACCGGCGACCCGCTGGACGACCAGCTCGGCACCGCGATCTCGGCCGACGGCGCGGCGACGATGCTGTCCACGGCCGTCGGCGGGCCGGCGAACACCACCTACTCCGAGAACATCGGCGTCATGGCGGCCACCCGCGTCTACTCGACCGCCGCTTACTGGGCGGCGGCCTGCTTCGCACTCCTCTTCGGCATCTGCCCGAAGTTCGGCGCGGTCGTCGCGGCCGTCCCCGGGGGCGTGCTGGGCGGGATCACCGTCATCCTGTACGGCATGATCGGCCTGCTCGGCGCGCAGATCTGGGTGCACAACAAGGTGGACCTGCGCAATCCCCTGAACCTGGTGCCGATCGCGGCGGGCGTGATCATCGGCGTCGGCGGCGTCAGCCTCAAGATCAGCAAGAACTTCGAGCTCAACGGCATCGCCCTGGGCACGATCGTGGTCCTCACCGGCTACCACGCGCTGCGTTTCCTGGCGCCGCCGCACCTCAAGCGGCAGGAGCCGCTGCTGGACGAGGGGACGAGCGGGTACGACGGGCTGGCGACGGAGGGTGCGCGGAACGGCGGGGCGTCGGACGGCGGGGAGTCGGACGGCGGCGGGACCGCGTCCCGGCGGCCCGGGGCCTGA
- a CDS encoding MFS transporter, with protein MEVRGGAEGTDDRKTGLRKTAAEPGLRRARLAVAAVFAVHGAVTGNFATRVPWIRDHLHLSAGELGLALAFPAIGAALAMPLAGRVAHRFGTRAALRGLLALWCASLALPALSPGLPVLCAALAVYGAASGTADVAMNALGVETEERLGRSIMSGLHGMWSAGALAGSAAGTVAAHAGPDARWHLGTAAVVLTLLGAVVCGPVLDVRPRAEEHAPPRFALPPRSALAIGAVGFCAVFAEGASLEWSAVYLRDVVGSGAGLAAACTTAFSCAMAAARFAGDAAVRRFGPVRTVRAGGVLAGCGGVLVVAAPGATPAIAGFALVGLGIAVVVPLAFAAAARSGPEPSQAIAGVATITYTSSLVAPSAIGQLADATSLTVSFGLVTVLAALLAVTAGALRPGAGGAARAAAAGGG; from the coding sequence GGCGCAGAGGGTACCGACGACCGGAAAACCGGCCTCCGGAAGACGGCGGCGGAGCCGGGCCTGCGCCGCGCCCGGCTGGCCGTCGCCGCCGTGTTCGCCGTGCACGGCGCGGTCACCGGGAACTTCGCCACCCGCGTCCCCTGGATCAGGGACCACCTCCACCTGAGCGCGGGCGAGTTGGGCCTGGCGCTGGCCTTCCCGGCGATCGGGGCGGCGCTGGCGATGCCGCTCGCGGGCCGGGTCGCCCACCGCTTCGGGACCCGCGCCGCGCTGCGCGGACTGCTCGCCCTGTGGTGCGCGTCCCTCGCCCTGCCCGCCCTCTCCCCCGGCCTGCCGGTGCTCTGCGCGGCGCTCGCGGTGTACGGCGCGGCGTCGGGGACGGCGGACGTCGCCATGAACGCGCTGGGGGTGGAGACGGAGGAGCGGCTGGGCCGGTCGATCATGTCCGGGCTGCACGGGATGTGGAGCGCGGGGGCACTGGCCGGCTCGGCGGCGGGCACGGTGGCGGCGCACGCGGGCCCGGACGCGCGCTGGCACCTCGGTACGGCGGCCGTCGTCCTGACGCTGCTGGGCGCGGTGGTGTGCGGCCCGGTGCTGGACGTCCGGCCGCGGGCGGAGGAACACGCGCCGCCGCGGTTCGCGCTGCCGCCGAGGTCGGCGCTGGCCATCGGGGCGGTCGGGTTCTGCGCGGTGTTCGCCGAGGGGGCGAGCCTGGAATGGTCGGCGGTCTATCTGCGGGACGTCGTCGGCTCCGGGGCGGGGCTGGCGGCCGCCTGCACCACGGCCTTCTCCTGTGCGATGGCGGCGGCCCGGTTCGCCGGGGACGCGGCGGTCCGCCGGTTCGGGCCGGTACGCACGGTCCGCGCGGGCGGGGTGCTGGCGGGGTGCGGCGGGGTGCTGGTGGTCGCGGCGCCGGGGGCGACACCGGCGATCGCCGGGTTCGCGCTGGTGGGGCTGGGCATCGCGGTGGTCGTGCCGCTCGCCTTCGCGGCGGCGGCACGCAGCGGACCGGAGCCGAGCCAGGCCATCGCGGGGGTGGCGACGATCACGTACACGTCGAGCCTGGTCGCCCCGTCGGCCATCGGGCAGCTCGCGGACGCCACGTCGCTGACGGTCTCGTTCGGACTGGTGACGGTGCTGGCGGCGCTGCTGGCGGTGACGGCGGGGGCGCTGCGGCCGGGGGCCGGCGGCGCGGCGCGGGCCGCGGCGGCGGGGGGCGGCTGA